From one Candidatus Binataceae bacterium genomic stretch:
- a CDS encoding glutathione binding-like protein, translating to ETAKANITRRLAYLNDHLAGKQYLMGSNFTVADAYAFTIVNWTNFVGIDLKPYPNLAAYMGRVAARPKVQETLKSEGLVK from the coding sequence AGAGACGGCGAAGGCAAACATCACCAGGAGGCTCGCGTATCTGAACGACCACCTTGCGGGAAAACAGTACCTGATGGGCTCCAATTTCACGGTCGCCGACGCGTACGCGTTCACGATCGTTAACTGGACCAATTTCGTGGGTATTGATCTCAAACCGTACCCTAATCTCGCCGCCTACATGGGACGAGTAGCAGCACGGCCCAAAGTGCAGGAAACTCTGAAGTCCGAGGGCCTGGTGAAGTAG